The DNA window GGGACTATAGTTGAtttggcatagtgtatgcggaggtcgctgctatggcctgaacactctctataggcgcaccatagtcctgggattgtagaacacagcacctcacctcgagcggatgagtcggtggatgttgctgggtgattctcttcccttgggtaccctatgaccagatgattcacttgatcttgaaatttattgatagcccacagcttctgatcatgcattgcattatattgcatctttatgaattttatatgaactatttgaaattttaaattctcatatgttattgattttatcatactgggtttatactcaccggcatgtcggctacctcttgttttcatgtgcttgacggtaggtgaggcgaggcttgggatgccagagtccagttccaggcgaggagatacgagttagagtgggattctcgggtcttaggaaCTATGTGAGATGTTTGGATTTCTTTGGTTCACTATTTTATTTTGGCatgttgaaaattatattttaaacatgtgagacatttaaattattttgacgatgtttatgtggatttgtgAATaacaaattatgtattttactcAATCATTTGGTTTGttacaattataattattagtattagatatcggacccggggccccacacaggaagtgtagatctcctctgtattgggacgatttatctgaagcaccaattgtaggaccagatatgataagagatatgacagagaaggtgaaaatgATTCAGAGTCGTATGCGAGCTGCTCAGGATAGGCAGGCTAAGTATGCGAACATCAGGAGAAGACCGTTGATTTTTGACAAAGGTGACATAgattttctgaaaatatctcCTTTCCGTGGTACAGTTAGATTTGGAAAGAAGGGTAAATTATCACCAAGATTCataggtccgtatgagattttgGAACGTGTTGGTGATTTGGCTTATAGATTAGCTCTTCCTCCTGCGTTATCAGGtgttcatgatgtttttcatgtgtccatgttgaggaaatatcatCCAGATCCTTCTCATGTACTTCCACCCGACGAGgttgagttagatcagactttgagctacattgagagaccgattcagattctagacAGAAAAGATAAGCAACTCAGAAATAAATTGATACCGTTGATTAAAGTACAGTGGAACAGACATGGTGTCGAAGAGGCAACTTGGGAATTAGAAGATAAAATGAGACAAAAATATCCAGAGTTATTCAAATGAAGTACGCTTCTATTCTCGGTTTTattttcagtattgattattaCATGTTAGACTTGAAAGAGAtgattgatttcgaggacgaaatctatttttagaagggaggaattgtaatgcccgaatttttaaaatgtggtagtagttgtgatggttcttggctttatgttatgatatgaatggtaatgaatgttatagaatggaatagataatggatgggtagaatcaaaggtgggttttgagctaaataggtaatggaagtgcagaaacggtatgaaaaatgtggcagtagttgtggtttttagaataatgttttgtatattgatccaattgatgtgagaccatttccattagaaagatatgacataaggctataactttcttattttgagttttggtcaaatcattagggaagacgagccaataGCGCCCCGAAGTGTTTCATGCGTATCGTtgttcctacaatgacacatgttgggagatttagcataactttttactcagacctccaaatgatctgaaatttgaaCAGCTTCAAGAAACGACAAAGGGATACAACTTtttagtttaccacttttccaaattatgaaAGGAAGAGGCGTTTCAGAAGCAATCTTTGTAGTGGAGGTGCGCAGTGTGCGCGCCCGGGCGGGAATCaatgtgcgcccgggcggatcTTGTTCGGGAAAATAATGTTTTGGCCGAGAGTTCCGCGACCGGGCGGAAAAAGATGTCCGCTTGGGCGGCCAGCAAGTTGAAAAAGCGTGTTTTGGTGTTTGGGAAGGCATAAAATCGAATGGGATCCTCTTTTTACTCATTTTCCTTCTCCTTCTCTTCTCTCTATCGGTTTAgaactagggttcttcatttttcctttcatctcCTAATTTATTATTCAATCTATGGGAGATTTGTTCAAGGAAATTATGAAATGAagttagatttgtgatcctctctTCAAGATCTTCAAGATGGTGTAAgtatgttatatttttattcaagtttggaaatgggatgaagtttagaattgatatttgtgttgatatttgagatgttggagatgttgaaattgtgttggtttgaatataaaatggaattgattatgtgttgaattaattatgaattttgtacgAAAAGTGCTATGTGTAGATAAGTAATCCGAGATCTTGATTATGTATTGAAGATTCGGTTGAAGTATGGACTTGGGTTGGCTCAAGATTATTTACTCTAAGTTAGTTGATAGCGAATCGAGTAGACTGCGAGggttcaagacttctcacct is part of the Primulina eburnea isolate SZY01 chromosome 1, ASM2296580v1, whole genome shotgun sequence genome and encodes:
- the LOC140805292 gene encoding uncharacterized protein → MTEKVKMIQSRMRAAQDRQAKYANIRRRPLIFDKGDIDFLKISPFRGTVRFGKKGKLSPRFIGPYEILERVGDLAYRLALPPALSGVHDVFHVSMLRKYHPDPSHVLPPDEWNRHGVEEATWELEDKMRQKYPELFK